The Thermodesulfobacteriota bacterium genome has a window encoding:
- the hisA gene encoding 1-(5-phosphoribosyl)-5-[(5-phosphoribosylamino)methylideneamino]imidazole-4-carboxamide isomerase, translating into MIVIPAIDIKGGRCVRLRQGKMDEETVYSEDPVEVAKRWEEAGASLIHLVDLDAAVEGSPVNFDTIENIVSSIHRGVQIGGGIRDEETAERYLSLDGVRRVIIGTAAYEKPELVSSLAKKYPGRIAVGIDAKDGMVAIKGWVDVTTKDAIELAKEFEGCGVSCIIYTDISKDGMLEGPNVGAMREMVAAVDIPVVASGGVSSMDDITALSRDCGNLTGVIVGKALYAGNVDLAEAIKHNS; encoded by the coding sequence GTGATAGTTATCCCGGCCATAGACATAAAGGGGGGAAGGTGCGTCAGGCTCAGGCAGGGAAAGATGGACGAGGAAACCGTATATTCCGAAGACCCGGTGGAGGTGGCGAAGAGGTGGGAGGAGGCCGGCGCCTCGCTCATACACCTTGTCGACCTCGACGCCGCAGTGGAGGGGAGCCCCGTTAACTTCGATACGATAGAGAATATAGTCTCCTCCATACACCGAGGCGTACAGATAGGCGGCGGCATAAGGGACGAGGAGACCGCCGAAAGGTACCTGTCGCTCGACGGCGTAAGGCGCGTCATCATAGGGACGGCCGCCTATGAGAAACCGGAGCTCGTAAGCTCGCTCGCGAAGAAGTACCCCGGCAGGATAGCCGTCGGCATAGACGCCAAGGACGGCATGGTGGCCATAAAAGGCTGGGTCGACGTGACCACCAAGGACGCGATCGAGCTCGCGAAAGAGTTCGAAGGGTGCGGGGTGTCGTGCATCATATACACCGACATCTCGAAGGACGGCATGCTCGAAGGCCCGAACGTAGGCGCCATGAGGGAGATGGTAGCGGCCGTCGACATCCCGGTGGTCGCCTCGGGCGGGGTTTCGTCGATGGACGACATAACGGCCCTGTCACGGGACTGCGGCAACCTCACGGGCGTTATAGTAGGCAAGGCGCTCTACGCCGGCAACGTGGACCTCGCCGAGGCCATAAAACACAACAGCTGA
- a CDS encoding tetratricopeptide repeat protein codes for MEKKEKKEDKRNGNGIFFEAASYFLLAVIVLLSLATYDRNRAFENDLTLWEDAASKGGGKWRPHNNFGLALERAGQLDMAIEEYGEALRLEYGSIEPRVNRGRAYAMKGRLNDAVMDLKMVLFFAPGQVEAHNNLGNVYAMLGRADDAITEYREAVKLRPGLLSARFNLAMLYMKKGMKEEAIGELETVLRLNPGDGEARRLLDELRAVRP; via the coding sequence GATCTTTTTCGAGGCTGCGTCCTATTTCCTGCTTGCCGTTATAGTGCTTCTCTCCCTGGCCACCTACGACAGGAACCGTGCGTTCGAAAACGACCTGACCCTCTGGGAGGATGCGGCCTCCAAGGGAGGGGGTAAGTGGAGGCCGCACAATAACTTCGGCCTCGCCCTGGAGAGGGCAGGGCAACTGGACATGGCCATCGAGGAGTACGGAGAGGCACTCAGGCTGGAGTACGGGAGCATCGAGCCCCGCGTCAACCGGGGCCGCGCCTATGCCATGAAGGGGAGGCTGAACGACGCTGTAATGGACCTGAAGATGGTTTTGTTCTTTGCCCCGGGTCAGGTCGAGGCCCATAACAACCTGGGGAATGTTTACGCCATGCTCGGCCGTGCCGACGATGCCATAACGGAGTACCGGGAGGCAGTAAAACTCCGGCCCGGCCTCCTCTCCGCACGTTTCAACCTGGCAATGCTCTACATGAAGAAGGGGATGAAGGAGGAGGCGATAGGCGAGCTTGAAACGGTGCTCAGGCTTAACCCCGGTGACGGAGAGGCGCGGAGGCTCCTCGACGAACTGCGCGCCGTGCGCCCTTAA
- a CDS encoding DUF2127 domain-containing protein, with translation MEKMEKKKEGFLKFIIIYKGLLGVMELVIPIGLLGLLDRDIEALGTELANTYGINLDEYYLTAPLKEFSDSIDNTLIMVIAGGIFLVGVLNVVECWGLHLRRRWAEWLTVVATSIFIPFELYKVAEKLTVTMISILVLNCAIVYYLAKHKELFKSKKAVRESASG, from the coding sequence ATGGAAAAAATGGAAAAGAAAAAGGAAGGTTTCCTAAAGTTCATCATCATCTACAAGGGCCTCCTGGGGGTCATGGAGCTAGTGATTCCCATAGGGCTCCTGGGCCTTCTAGACCGGGACATAGAGGCCCTGGGGACCGAGCTCGCCAACACCTACGGAATAAACCTGGACGAATACTACCTCACCGCCCCCCTGAAGGAGTTCTCCGACAGTATCGACAATACCTTGATCATGGTAATCGCGGGCGGGATCTTCCTTGTCGGAGTGTTGAACGTAGTGGAGTGCTGGGGGCTGCACCTGAGGAGGCGCTGGGCCGAGTGGCTTACGGTGGTGGCCACCTCCATCTTCATACCCTTCGAGCTCTACAAGGTAGCCGAAAAACTAACGGTCACGATGATATCGATACTGGTGCTTAACTGCGCCATAGTCTATTACCTCGCGAAACACAAGGAGCTCTTCAAAAGCAAGAAGGCGGTCCGGGAATCGGCTTCGGGTTAA
- the hisF gene encoding imidazole glycerol phosphate synthase subunit HisF → MLTKRIIPCLDVKEGRVVKGISFVELRDAGDPVECAVAYEEQGADELVFLDITASHEERKTIIDIAERTAAEVFMPVTIGGGIRTVEDIRDLLHAGADKVSINTSAVDDPEFVRKASERFGSQCIVVAIDAKSSGQGRWEVYTHGGRNPTGMDAVEWVARVQGLGAGEILLTSMDKDGTRDGYDLALTSAVSGKVSIPVIASGGAGTLDHLYEAFTDGMADAALAASIFHFAEFTIPEAKRHLMEKGVSIRPPE, encoded by the coding sequence ATGCTTACGAAACGAATAATACCGTGCCTCGACGTAAAGGAGGGGCGCGTCGTGAAGGGCATAAGCTTCGTCGAGCTCCGGGACGCGGGCGACCCGGTGGAGTGTGCCGTGGCCTACGAGGAGCAGGGCGCCGACGAACTGGTCTTCCTCGACATAACCGCCTCGCACGAGGAGCGTAAGACCATAATAGACATCGCCGAGAGGACCGCCGCCGAGGTCTTCATGCCCGTTACCATAGGCGGCGGCATAAGGACGGTCGAGGATATAAGGGACCTCCTGCATGCCGGCGCGGACAAGGTCTCGATAAACACCTCGGCCGTTGATGACCCCGAGTTCGTAAGGAAGGCGTCCGAGAGGTTCGGCTCGCAGTGCATAGTGGTAGCCATAGACGCGAAGAGTTCGGGACAAGGCCGCTGGGAGGTCTATACCCACGGCGGCAGAAACCCAACGGGCATGGACGCCGTCGAGTGGGTCGCCAGGGTCCAGGGGCTCGGGGCCGGGGAGATACTCCTGACCAGCATGGACAAGGACGGCACCAGGGACGGCTACGACCTCGCGCTAACGAGCGCCGTATCCGGGAAGGTATCGATACCGGTCATAGCCTCGGGCGGCGCCGGTACGCTCGACCACCTCTACGAGGCGTTTACCGACGGCATGGCGGACGCCGCACTTGCCGCCTCAATATTCCACTTCGCGGAGTTCACCATACCCGAGGCGAAGCGCCACCTCATGGAAAAGGGCGTCAGCATAAGACCGCCGGAATGA